The following are encoded together in the Paenibacillus pabuli genome:
- a CDS encoding zeta toxin family protein, whose protein sequence is MNLLILAGPNGSGKSTIIERLKHGEYFPEIYINPDEAVKGSDFSSIANIEERYIAAMQYCEVLRKNAIEYGLSLAFETVLSHPEKLTFLHESRQKGYMVESVYVTTRDPRINIERVAERHSKGGHDVPRDKIVSRYYKSMYNMLGLFEASNTMTIYDNSDSRPLALLYKYGTRIYLLNREYRGNLLDEYLFPHITNREQYQWFDLTYAETISLIENYRQVSAGLQYFDE, encoded by the coding sequence TTGAACCTATTAATTCTCGCCGGGCCTAACGGTTCTGGTAAATCTACTATTATCGAACGATTAAAGCACGGGGAATATTTTCCTGAGATTTATATTAACCCTGATGAAGCTGTTAAAGGAAGTGACTTCTCTTCAATAGCGAATATTGAAGAGAGATACATAGCTGCAATGCAATATTGTGAAGTACTTCGCAAAAATGCGATCGAATATGGATTAAGCCTTGCGTTTGAAACTGTACTCTCGCATCCAGAGAAATTAACATTTTTACACGAATCACGACAAAAAGGTTATATGGTAGAATCGGTATACGTAACCACTAGAGACCCTCGTATTAATATCGAACGTGTAGCTGAGAGACATTCTAAGGGTGGTCATGATGTTCCTCGTGATAAAATAGTATCGCGATATTATAAAAGCATGTATAATATGTTAGGATTATTCGAAGCATCAAATACGATGACAATCTATGACAATTCTGATTCTAGACCTCTCGCCTTATTATACAAGTATGGTACACGAATTTACTTATTAAATCGTGAGTATAGAGGAAATTTACTGGATGAGTACTTATTCCCTCATATCACCAACAGAGAACAATACCAATGGTTCGATCTCACTTATGCCGAGACTATAAGTCTTATTGAAAACTACCGACAAGTATCCGCTGGACTTCAATACTTTGACGAATAG
- a CDS encoding ATP-grasp domain-containing protein, with translation MYWVIERNFYSQHNHTLLTESLERLGIPYEVVNTVDCEISTVNNIENLRDNGIIVCGGTKLSAYALHNRLVPGSFINHNFDYDRWSQAYGEFLLNYGALVGKLREIQPYYSQFFIRPSEDTKAFNGQVMNLDYFNEWRYNFLGTDYGFNFANDNVVIAECKEIYAEYRFFVVDGEIISYSQYKSGGTVYASDNVEYDCISFAKDMIDMWEPSRAFVIDIALTANGYSVIEINNINSSGFYAANVPKIIDALDNMKF, from the coding sequence ATGTATTGGGTAATTGAACGTAATTTTTATAGTCAGCACAATCATACACTACTCACTGAGTCTCTCGAACGCTTAGGTATTCCTTATGAAGTAGTCAATACTGTCGATTGTGAAATTTCAACTGTAAATAACATCGAAAATTTACGAGATAATGGAATCATTGTATGTGGAGGAACTAAGTTATCCGCTTACGCACTACATAATCGATTAGTACCTGGAAGTTTTATCAACCATAACTTTGATTATGATAGATGGTCTCAGGCTTATGGTGAGTTCCTTCTAAACTATGGTGCTCTGGTTGGAAAACTCCGTGAAATTCAGCCCTATTATAGTCAATTCTTCATTCGACCTAGTGAAGACACTAAAGCTTTCAATGGCCAAGTAATGAATTTGGACTATTTCAACGAATGGCGTTATAACTTTCTGGGTACTGACTATGGCTTTAACTTCGCTAATGACAATGTTGTAATTGCAGAATGTAAAGAGATTTACGCTGAATATCGATTTTTCGTGGTCGATGGTGAAATTATATCCTACTCGCAATATAAGTCAGGCGGTACAGTTTATGCTAGTGATAACGTCGAATATGATTGTATCAGTTTTGCAAAAGATATGATTGATATGTGGGAACCTTCACGGGCATTTGTAATTGATATTGCATTGACAGCAAACGGTTATTCCGTTATTGAGATTAACAATATTAATTCATCAGGATTTTACGCGGCTAATGTACCAAAAATTATAGACGCATTGGATAATATGAAATTTTAA